A segment of the Lycium barbarum isolate Lr01 chromosome 7, ASM1917538v2, whole genome shotgun sequence genome:
TGATTTTTTTGGTAGGTTTGAATTAGTTTTGTTAGAGTTATTATTGGATTTTAGTCATTAGTATAAGGTTTTTGTGTGGATTTTTCTATGATAGTGGTGCAAAGATTGAAGCTCTTATTGGTTTTGGGCTTTGGTTTGTGGGGTTTTGCCCTTTTTGTTGAAATATTTGTTTTATTTCCTTTTCAAGGATGGAATCAACTTACAGAACATGGATTCATGCGTTGAAGGATACCTCTGGTCGTTGGGATTCCGATGAGCTATGCAGAGACCTAAGGACTACCCTTGGCACTGCTAAATGGCAGGTACACCCTACAACCCCCCccccaacaaaacaaaaaaaaaaaaaaaaagaagaaagacagAAAATAAAAGCTGACTTTTGAACGTTAATGCAGTTGGAGGAATTTGAACAGGCAGTTAGTTCGAGCTACAATAATACTTCTTCAACTGATGATGCTAAAGAAAGGCATGGTGAATTTATTACTGCGATCGACAATCAGATTAAGAAAGTAGAGAAGAGTCTAAATGAATCAGCTTTTTCACAAGGCAATCAATGGGTGCGCTTGGATGAGAGGGAGCTCGATGAACTAGCTGTTTTTCTCTCAGGACCGTCGGCCTCTTCTTCGTTTTTGGACAAATCCTCTGTAAAAGTTGACGAAGAGGATTGTAAGCAACGAATGCCAGAGTATTCAAAGAGTTCGTCTAACTTAGTGGACGGGAGTCAAGTTGAGACCACCAAGGATGAGAAGTTTCCAAACCACCGGAAGACAGCAAGTGATTTTGCTGATATTGGTGCTTGGAAGATTTCCGTTGCTGATGACATTTACGGAAAACAACCTGCACCATGCCCTCGCAAGATACCCAGTATCCAAGGGCTGTTGAATTGCATGGAATCTGCAAAGTTGAAGTTGTCAAAGAATGGTTACAGGAAGTTGAAGTTCAACCCTGTTGATCATCAACAAGCTGATTGTACATTGCCGCAGTCTCAGCCATTGACTAGGGTGTGTATTTGTTTCTGAAGTATCCGACATTGATAACTCCCTCTGTCATATTTTATGTGACACAAGTTGACTCTTTTTCAAGTTTTTTCAATTCTTGTTGATATTACATTAATGAATTCAAGTTCGAAAATAAAACTTGAACAATTAAAAACTAGATATAATGAATATAGTCAAACTATATAATAGAACATTTCTGAAGAATCATGATCAAAATCATACTCCTTCTGCCCCAATTTATAtaacactctttcctttttagtcagtccaaaaagaatgacacatttctatatgaaGTAATTGTTTAACTTTAAACTCtccattttactcttaatgagatgatttatagccacacaaatatctatgacttgttgtaaaccacaagtttcaaaagttttcattTCCTTTTTGAACTTTGTGCTCAGTCAAACAACATCGCATAAATTGGGATGGCGGGAGTATAGGTTTACCTTTTGAGGTCAAATAAATTGGAAGAAAGGGATTTGATTTAACAATTGTCCTAAAACTACTTCCTTTATTTGCTTCATCAATTAAAGATGTTCTTAATTCTTATTGAATTTGATTTTTTGATGTAGGGCATCAACACATGTTGTGAGAGGAGTAAGAGTTGCCTTGATTGTTGTGATGAAAGTTATGAGAAGCAACTCTATGGTTGGTATGGAGCAGTACAACGACAGCTGCAGAGGTCTCAGTATTATATGAAATATAATCGACTTGTTCAAATGGTTTCTTCTGTGGTTCTTCTAATTTTCTTCATTGGTGAGTGCTAACTCAAGCTTGTTTATCCATAGTAATCTTCGTTTATCTTTCACTTGTATTAAAGCATTTAATTTTTTTGACCTTTTACAATTTTGAAAGAAAATTGAAAAGCTTACCTTATTAAATAAGCAATAATAGCTTGACAGAGTTCATTCTGTTGATTCTATAGTTTCACCGCTGTTGAGGTTTTCTCTTTAATCTCTTCGAATTTGAAAATTTGTTGATAGACACGGTTGAGTTTTCTTAATTGTAGGATTGTGTTTCTGTAGCGACTCTAGATAAGGCTTTGTCAGTGCCATTGATGCCTTttagttttcttttc
Coding sequences within it:
- the LOC132604073 gene encoding uncharacterized protein LOC132604073, with translation MGSYFDRWEKDPFFFAAEEVQESADRMESTYRTWIHALKDTSGRWDSDELCRDLRTTLGTAKWQLEEFEQAVSSSYNNTSSTDDAKERHGEFITAIDNQIKKVEKSLNESAFSQGNQWVRLDERELDELAVFLSGPSASSSFLDKSSVKVDEEDCKQRMPEYSKSSSNLVDGSQVETTKDEKFPNHRKTASDFADIGAWKISVADDIYGKQPAPCPRKIPSIQGLLNCMESAKLKLSKNGYRKLKFNPVDHQQADCTLPQSQPLTRGINTCCERSKSCLDCCDESYEKQLYGWYGAVQRQLQRSQYYMKYNRLVQMVSSVVLLIFFIVLLVFHI